A single region of the Acidobacteriota bacterium genome encodes:
- a CDS encoding methylenetetrahydrofolate--tRNA-(uracil(54)-C(5))-methyltransferase (FADH(2)-oxidizing) TrmFO: MIHVIGGGLAGSEAAWQAAARGVPVTLHEMRPVRTTAVHRTDRLAELVCSNSFRGAALHNAVGLLKEEMRRLDSLVMRVADASRVPAGGALAVDRDRFAEGITGAIEREPRITVRRGEVPRLPAAPDSDAPVSGSPVIVATGPLTSESLAADLTAFVGREQLYFFDAISPIVEASTIDQSKVFRASRRGRGSRVAASGGPACGADPNEGDYLNCPMTEAEYVRFHEALVTAERAELHDFDRTPFFEGCLPVEVMAHRGLDTLRYGPMKPVGLTDPRTGGRPWAVVQLRQDDLAADHFSLVGFQTQLKWGEQKRVLRLVPGLEQAEFVRFGMLHRNTYINAPTVLLPTWQTRTRPDLFIAGQVSGVEGYVESAASGLVAGRNAAAVALGETPRALPRTTALGALAYYVSHAAPSTYQPANIAFGLIPSLDAPPRGRQARRQAMARRALADLETWMAGDRPADRSSEDAAAAAVAP; the protein is encoded by the coding sequence ATGATCCACGTCATCGGCGGCGGCCTGGCCGGCAGCGAGGCGGCATGGCAGGCCGCCGCGCGCGGCGTTCCGGTCACGTTGCACGAGATGCGCCCCGTCCGGACGACGGCCGTCCACCGGACCGACCGCCTGGCGGAGTTGGTCTGCAGCAATTCCTTCCGGGGCGCTGCCCTCCACAACGCGGTCGGCCTTCTGAAGGAAGAGATGCGCCGGCTGGACTCGCTGGTGATGCGGGTGGCGGACGCATCGCGCGTCCCGGCCGGCGGCGCGCTCGCGGTTGACCGCGATCGGTTCGCGGAGGGGATCACCGGCGCCATCGAACGCGAGCCGCGCATCACGGTCCGCCGGGGCGAGGTGCCGCGCCTGCCGGCCGCGCCGGATTCCGACGCTCCGGTTTCCGGCTCTCCGGTCATCGTCGCCACCGGGCCGCTCACCTCCGAGTCGCTCGCCGCCGACCTGACCGCGTTCGTCGGACGCGAGCAACTGTATTTCTTCGATGCGATCAGTCCCATCGTCGAGGCGTCGACCATCGACCAGTCGAAGGTCTTCAGGGCGTCCCGACGCGGGCGCGGCTCGCGCGTGGCGGCGTCGGGCGGACCGGCGTGCGGCGCCGATCCGAACGAAGGAGACTACCTGAACTGCCCGATGACGGAAGCGGAGTACGTGCGCTTCCACGAGGCGCTCGTCACCGCCGAGCGGGCCGAGCTGCACGACTTCGATCGGACGCCCTTCTTCGAGGGCTGCCTCCCCGTCGAGGTGATGGCCCACCGCGGCCTCGACACGCTCCGCTACGGTCCGATGAAGCCGGTCGGCCTGACGGATCCGCGGACCGGGGGCCGTCCCTGGGCGGTGGTGCAACTCCGCCAGGATGACCTGGCGGCCGACCACTTCAGCCTGGTCGGGTTTCAGACCCAGTTGAAGTGGGGCGAGCAGAAGCGCGTGCTGCGCCTGGTCCCGGGACTCGAGCAGGCGGAGTTCGTCCGCTTCGGCATGCTGCACCGCAACACCTACATCAACGCCCCGACCGTCCTGCTGCCCACGTGGCAAACCCGGACCCGGCCGGATCTCTTCATCGCGGGACAGGTGTCGGGCGTCGAGGGGTACGTCGAGTCAGCCGCCTCCGGCCTCGTCGCGGGACGGAACGCCGCGGCGGTGGCGCTGGGGGAAACACCGCGCGCGCTGCCTCGCACGACCGCCCTCGGCGCGCTGGCGTACTACGTTTCGCATGCCGCCCCCAGCACGTACCAGCCGGCGAACATCGCGTTCGGGTTGATCCCGTCCCTCGACGCGCCGCCCCGTGGCCGGCAGGCGCGGCGGCAGGCGATGGCCCGCCGCGCCCTGGCCGATCTGGAAACCTGGATGGCCGGGGACCGACCGGCCGATAGATCGAGTGAAGATGCCGCAGCCGCTGCAGTCGCACCGTGA
- a CDS encoding tyrosine recombinase XerC, which yields MPQPLQSHRDEFLEFLELNRNVSRHTLRAYQSDLAQFATFAAERLGRSPKPADIDHRLIRAFLASLYEKGLSRATSARRLAAIRSFTRYLRREGAVDRNAGALVDAPAVERRMPAHLARDEIETLLAAPDAATPLGRRDRAILELFYASGLRLSELATLDLEDVNLSGRMVRVLGKGGKERIVPCTRPAAAAIRAWLPDRARLMESAPPRTVRLRRGRTRHAPDDPLFVNKHGGRLSVRSIDRLVRKYAQQAATRLGISPHALRHSFATHLLDAGADLRSIQELLGHSRISTTQRYTHVSTAQITDVYRKHHPRA from the coding sequence ATGCCGCAGCCGCTGCAGTCGCACCGTGACGAGTTCCTCGAGTTCCTCGAGCTGAACCGGAACGTCTCGCGCCACACGCTCCGGGCCTACCAGAGCGACCTGGCGCAGTTTGCGACGTTCGCGGCCGAGCGCCTGGGGCGCAGTCCGAAGCCGGCCGACATCGACCACCGGCTGATCCGCGCGTTCCTGGCCTCGCTGTACGAAAAGGGGCTTTCGCGTGCGACCTCGGCGCGCCGCCTTGCCGCGATCCGGTCGTTCACGCGCTATCTGCGGCGCGAGGGTGCGGTCGACCGGAACGCGGGGGCGCTGGTCGACGCGCCCGCCGTCGAGCGGCGGATGCCGGCGCACCTCGCCCGCGACGAGATTGAGACGCTGCTTGCCGCGCCCGACGCGGCGACTCCGCTCGGCCGGCGCGACCGCGCCATCCTGGAGCTGTTCTACGCGTCGGGACTGCGCCTCAGCGAGCTGGCCACCCTCGATCTGGAGGACGTCAACCTGAGCGGCCGCATGGTGCGCGTGCTCGGCAAGGGGGGCAAGGAGCGGATCGTGCCCTGCACCCGGCCGGCCGCCGCGGCGATCCGGGCATGGTTGCCGGACCGCGCCCGCCTGATGGAGTCGGCGCCGCCCCGCACCGTGCGGTTGCGGCGGGGGCGCACGCGCCACGCGCCCGACGACCCGCTGTTCGTCAACAAGCATGGCGGGCGCCTGTCGGTGCGGAGCATCGATCGGCTGGTGCGGAAGTACGCGCAGCAGGCGGCGACCCGCCTCGGCATCTCACCGCACGCGCTGCGGCATTCGTTCGCGACCCATCTGCTCGACGCCGGGGCCGATCTGCGGTCGATCCAGGAGCTCCTCGGCCACAGCCGGATCAGCACGACGCAGCGCTACACGCACGTCAGCACCGCGCAGATCACCGACGTGTACCGGAAGCACCACCCGCGGGCATGA
- a CDS encoding ABC-F family ATP-binding cassette domain-containing protein — protein sequence MIQVSSLHKTFADRVLFDRVTWQVQPGQRIGLCGPNGSGKTTLLRMLAGEVEPDAGQIVRPSGLTVGYLPQDGLTHAGRTLRDEATLAFAPLLALQDEMQRLEGQLADPATTGDAHDELLHRYAEAQEAFTHGDGYGIEAKVDAVLRGLGFAPEDFDRPAEHFSGGWQMRIALAKLLLARPRLLLLDEPTNHLDLEARNWLEEFLIEYPHPVVLVSHDRYFLDAVVTAIADINLRTLDTYPGTYSAYLTDRDARVARLRAAKQQQDEDIARIQLFIDRFRYKASKAKQVQSRVKMLEKITPIEVPPERKKVHFTFPASARSGRTVVELRDAAKAYGDVRVFGGVNLHIERGDRLALVGPNGAGKSTLMRMLSGAEAPDGGERTVGYRVHTQYFAQDEATRLDPALTVYETLATGSPVDMVPAIRNILGGFLFTEDDIYKRVRVLSGGERTRLAVARMLLRPSNTLILDEPTNHLDIDSTDVLLEALEAFGGTLIFVSHDRYFVDKLATKVLDIGGGDAVLYPGTYEEFRWSRTHAGAPAAPPSATVIPPATGTRRGGPKPAPKASPRTSASAVPAAVPATGSKRPPSAAEHKRRQVEARRQERRTQALRRRIAELERRIAEREEEIRGLETKMAAPDLYADETAATGMVKRHQALMWEVGDLMNQWEALEEEAADRDRAAVMPAGGASGTRR from the coding sequence GTGATACAGGTATCGAGCCTTCACAAGACGTTCGCGGACCGCGTGCTGTTCGACCGCGTCACCTGGCAGGTGCAGCCGGGTCAGCGCATCGGCCTCTGCGGCCCGAACGGCTCCGGAAAGACGACGCTGCTCCGGATGCTGGCCGGTGAGGTGGAGCCGGACGCCGGACAGATCGTCCGCCCGTCCGGCTTGACGGTCGGCTACCTGCCGCAGGACGGATTGACCCACGCGGGACGGACGCTCCGGGACGAGGCGACGCTCGCCTTCGCGCCGCTGCTGGCGCTCCAGGACGAAATGCAGCGCCTGGAAGGGCAGCTTGCGGACCCCGCGACAACCGGCGACGCCCACGACGAACTGCTCCATCGCTACGCGGAAGCGCAGGAGGCGTTCACGCATGGCGACGGTTACGGCATCGAGGCGAAGGTGGACGCCGTGCTGCGCGGCCTCGGCTTTGCGCCGGAGGACTTCGACCGCCCCGCCGAGCACTTCTCGGGCGGCTGGCAGATGCGCATCGCGCTCGCCAAGCTCCTGCTCGCCCGACCGCGGCTGTTGCTCCTCGACGAGCCGACAAACCACCTCGACCTCGAGGCGCGGAACTGGCTGGAGGAGTTCCTGATCGAGTATCCGCACCCGGTGGTCCTGGTGTCGCACGACCGCTACTTCCTCGATGCCGTCGTCACCGCCATCGCCGACATCAATCTCCGCACCCTTGACACGTACCCGGGCACCTACAGCGCCTACCTGACCGATCGCGACGCGCGGGTCGCCCGGCTCCGGGCCGCGAAGCAGCAGCAGGACGAGGACATCGCCCGGATACAGCTCTTCATCGACCGCTTTCGCTACAAGGCGTCCAAGGCGAAGCAGGTCCAGAGCCGGGTCAAGATGCTGGAGAAGATCACGCCAATCGAAGTGCCGCCCGAACGGAAGAAGGTGCACTTCACCTTTCCCGCCAGCGCGCGGAGCGGCCGCACGGTAGTCGAGTTGCGGGACGCCGCGAAGGCCTACGGCGACGTTCGCGTGTTCGGCGGCGTGAACCTCCATATCGAGCGGGGCGACCGCCTGGCCCTGGTCGGTCCGAACGGCGCCGGCAAGTCCACCCTCATGCGGATGCTCTCGGGGGCGGAGGCGCCCGACGGCGGCGAGCGGACCGTCGGCTACCGCGTCCACACGCAGTACTTCGCGCAGGACGAGGCGACCCGGCTCGACCCGGCGCTCACCGTCTACGAGACGCTGGCCACGGGATCGCCGGTGGACATGGTGCCCGCGATCCGGAACATCCTCGGCGGCTTTCTCTTTACGGAGGACGACATCTACAAGCGGGTACGCGTCCTCTCCGGGGGCGAGCGGACGCGCCTCGCGGTGGCGCGCATGCTGCTGCGGCCGTCGAACACGCTGATTCTGGACGAGCCGACGAATCATCTGGACATCGACTCGACGGATGTCCTGCTCGAGGCGCTCGAGGCGTTCGGCGGCACGCTGATCTTCGTGTCCCATGACCGTTACTTCGTGGACAAGCTGGCGACGAAGGTGCTCGACATCGGCGGCGGCGATGCGGTGCTCTACCCGGGAACCTACGAGGAGTTCCGCTGGAGCCGGACGCATGCCGGGGCGCCGGCGGCGCCGCCGTCCGCAACGGTGATCCCGCCGGCGACGGGGACGCGGCGCGGCGGCCCGAAGCCCGCGCCGAAGGCGTCACCGCGAACATCGGCCTCGGCCGTGCCCGCGGCCGTGCCGGCGACGGGCTCAAAGCGGCCGCCCAGCGCGGCCGAACACAAGCGGCGGCAGGTGGAAGCCCGGCGGCAGGAACGCCGCACGCAGGCGCTCCGTAGACGGATCGCGGAGCTGGAGCGGCGCATCGCCGAGCGCGAAGAGGAAATCCGCGGTCTCGAGACGAAGATGGCGGCGCCCGATCTGTACGCGGACGAGACGGCGGCCACCGGGATGGTCAAGCGCCACCAGGCCCTGATGTGGGAGGTGGGCGACCTGATGAATCAGTGGGAGGCGCTCGAGGAGGAAGCGGCGGATCGCGACCGGGCCGCGGTCATGCCCGCGGGTGGTGCTTCCGGTACACGTCGGTGA
- a CDS encoding sigma-70 family RNA polymerase sigma factor produces the protein MQGVAALPREARPGGEPLDPSPLEASAGVATTDEALVARAQTGDHDAFGQLVQRWQHRMFALALREVQDETEAHEIVQEAFVSAWRSIGKFRRDSRFSTWMYRITLNRCRDWRRSRKRARMVSLDGGDAETSDAVRLADQRASLATEPAEETMARRFQLETVKRAMRSLPEAQRQAIILKEFEGLTLQEIADATGKPLSTIKTRVYQGLTTLRRLLADPVGLAAMQGGGAGRAYPRLVLQRGGESDG, from the coding sequence ATGCAGGGAGTCGCAGCCTTGCCCCGCGAGGCTCGTCCGGGAGGCGAGCCGTTGGACCCATCGCCGTTGGAGGCCTCCGCCGGCGTGGCGACCACCGACGAAGCCCTTGTCGCCCGGGCGCAGACCGGGGACCACGATGCCTTCGGACAACTGGTGCAGCGCTGGCAGCACCGGATGTTCGCCCTCGCGCTTCGCGAGGTGCAGGACGAGACGGAGGCGCACGAGATCGTCCAGGAAGCGTTCGTCAGCGCGTGGCGGTCGATCGGGAAGTTCCGGCGGGATTCGAGATTCTCGACCTGGATGTACCGCATTACGCTCAACCGCTGCCGCGACTGGCGCCGGTCCCGGAAGCGCGCGCGGATGGTCAGCCTTGATGGAGGCGACGCGGAGACCAGCGACGCGGTACGGCTGGCCGACCAGCGGGCGAGCCTCGCCACCGAGCCGGCCGAGGAAACGATGGCCCGCCGGTTCCAGCTCGAGACCGTGAAGCGCGCGATGCGCAGCCTGCCCGAGGCGCAGCGGCAGGCCATCATCCTGAAGGAGTTCGAGGGTCTCACGCTCCAGGAGATTGCCGATGCGACGGGGAAGCCCCTGAGCACGATCAAGACCCGGGTGTATCAGGGCCTCACCACCCTGCGGCGGCTCCTGGCCGACCCGGTGGGCTTGGCGGCCATGCAGGGTGGCGGCGCCGGACGGGCTTATCCCCGCCTGGTGCTGCAACGCGGAGGGGAGTCCGATGGCTGA
- a CDS encoding amino acid permease gives MTVSAPSLVRRLGPIDGASIIVSNVIGSGIFLVPALVAVWVPNVWAMLGAWVVGGLLAFAGAMAYAELAARLPRAGGEYVYLREAFGPVAGFLTGWTSFVAGFSGAIAAGAVGLATYLGRLVPAAADATPFATLPLGVVTLSVSPRALVALAAIAALTVVHIAGLGPGRIVQNFLAAAKVGFLVALVALGFAVGSGSVGNFTAPSGDAVSPALWLLALIPIMFSYSGWNAAAYVAEEIREPERNAPIAMAVGTVAVVGIYLLLNLLYVYAMPVAEMGELASADARVIDAAGARLFGDGFAALLAAASVVMIAASLSAMVLAGPRVYFAMARDGQFFEAAARVHPRLRTPVAAIVAQSAWSGLLVLAGTFDQLLLYTGFAVVMFAGAGVAALFVVRRRDGAAARPVSLLRRVAPAVFVAASAAMLVNAVWREPVASGAGVLLITAGLPFYFVFRRRAAQGDSPG, from the coding sequence GTGACCGTTTCAGCGCCGTCGCTCGTCCGCCGTCTCGGGCCGATCGACGGGGCGTCGATCATCGTCTCCAACGTGATCGGCAGCGGCATCTTCCTGGTGCCCGCCCTGGTCGCGGTCTGGGTGCCCAACGTCTGGGCGATGCTGGGCGCCTGGGTTGTCGGCGGCCTGCTGGCGTTCGCCGGCGCGATGGCCTATGCGGAGCTGGCGGCCCGGCTGCCGCGCGCGGGCGGCGAGTATGTCTATCTCCGGGAGGCGTTCGGGCCGGTCGCGGGATTCCTTACCGGCTGGACCTCGTTCGTCGCGGGATTCTCCGGCGCCATCGCGGCGGGCGCGGTCGGGCTCGCGACCTACCTCGGGCGCCTGGTTCCGGCCGCGGCGGACGCGACGCCGTTCGCGACGCTGCCGCTCGGGGTCGTCACCCTCAGCGTATCGCCCCGCGCCCTCGTCGCCCTCGCCGCGATAGCGGCGCTCACCGTGGTCCACATCGCCGGACTCGGCCCGGGGCGGATCGTGCAGAACTTCCTGGCCGCCGCCAAGGTGGGCTTCCTCGTGGCGCTCGTTGCGCTGGGCTTCGCGGTCGGCAGCGGATCCGTGGGCAACTTCACCGCGCCGAGCGGGGACGCGGTGTCCCCGGCGCTCTGGCTGCTTGCGCTCATTCCGATCATGTTCAGCTACTCCGGGTGGAACGCCGCGGCGTACGTCGCCGAGGAAATCCGCGAGCCGGAACGCAACGCGCCGATCGCGATGGCGGTGGGGACGGTGGCCGTTGTCGGCATCTACCTGTTGCTGAACCTGCTGTACGTCTACGCGATGCCGGTGGCGGAAATGGGTGAACTCGCCTCGGCCGACGCGCGCGTGATCGATGCCGCGGGCGCGCGGCTGTTCGGCGACGGGTTCGCCGCGCTGCTTGCGGCCGCCTCCGTCGTGATGATCGCGGCCAGCCTCAGCGCGATGGTGCTGGCCGGGCCGCGCGTCTACTTCGCGATGGCGCGCGACGGCCAGTTCTTCGAGGCGGCGGCGCGCGTGCATCCGCGGTTGCGCACTCCGGTTGCCGCGATCGTGGCCCAGAGCGCCTGGAGCGGGCTGCTCGTGCTGGCCGGCACGTTCGATCAGTTGCTCCTGTACACCGGCTTCGCGGTAGTGATGTTCGCCGGGGCGGGAGTGGCGGCGCTCTTCGTCGTGCGGCGGCGCGATGGAGCAGCCGCGCGACCGGTGAGCCTGCTCCGCCGGGTGGCGCCTGCCGTCTTCGTTGCGGCGAGCGCGGCGATGCTGGTGAACGCCGTCTGGCGGGAACCGGTCGCGTCGGGCGCCGGCGTGCTCCTGATTACCGCCGGTCTGCCGTTCTACTTCGTTTTCCGCCGCCGCGCAGCACAGGGAGACAGCCCCGGATGA
- the hslV gene encoding ATP-dependent protease subunit HslV, whose amino-acid sequence MTTTSRDPETFYGTTVLAVRHGDRTVMASDGQVTLGATVVKQSAKKIRRLYNDRVLAGFAGSAADSFALFSRFDAKLEEYRGNLERAVVELAKEWRTDRALRRLDAMLVVADARTTLLLSGNGDLIEPDDGIVAIGSGGAFAMAAAKALARQTELDARAIAETAMQIAAEICIYTNASVTIETL is encoded by the coding sequence ATGACCACGACCAGCCGCGACCCGGAGACTTTCTACGGCACCACGGTACTCGCGGTCCGCCACGGCGACCGGACCGTGATGGCGAGCGATGGACAGGTAACGCTGGGCGCGACGGTGGTGAAGCAGTCGGCGAAGAAGATCCGTCGTCTTTACAACGATCGCGTCCTCGCCGGGTTCGCCGGTTCCGCCGCCGATTCTTTCGCGCTGTTCTCCCGCTTCGATGCAAAGCTCGAGGAATACCGCGGCAACCTGGAGCGGGCGGTCGTGGAGCTGGCGAAGGAGTGGCGGACCGACCGCGCCCTCCGCCGCCTCGACGCGATGCTCGTGGTCGCCGACGCGCGGACGACGCTGCTCCTTTCGGGCAATGGCGACCTGATCGAACCCGACGACGGCATCGTGGCGATTGGATCGGGCGGCGCGTTCGCCATGGCGGCGGCCAAGGCGCTGGCCCGGCAGACCGAGCTCGACGCGCGTGCGATCGCGGAGACTGCGATGCAGATCGCGGCGGAGATTTGCATTTACACGAATGCCAGTGTCACCATCGAAACGCTGTAG
- the hslU gene encoding ATP-dependent protease ATPase subunit HslU has protein sequence MPIYLPETTASSTDALTPREIVAELDRYVVGQHQAKRAVAVALRNRMRRQKLPPDLASEVAPKNILMIGPTGVGKTEVARRLARLAQSPFIKVEASKFTEVGYVGRDVESMVRDLVELAVGMVREERLVEVREKARANAEERLLDLLVPPARPGPAPIVPPVQGVDDAASETAPPDSARRTREKLRAQLLAGLLDDRMVELEARESSFPSLQVIGGTSFEEIDVTMKEMMPGLFGRSRPRKMRVPEALDHLAREEEQKLIDMDSVGRTAIERVEQAGIIFVDEIDKIAGRERAHGPDVSREGVQRDILPIVEGTSVKTKHGMCRTDHILFIAAGAFHLSKPSDLIPELQGRFPIRVELDSLGIEDFVRILTEPQGALVTQYRALLATDGIDLVFDDGAIRRIAELASRVNDRSENIGARRLHTVMEKLLDDISFNAPDMAEERVVIDAAYVDRMLADIVDDEDLSRYIL, from the coding sequence GTGCCGATCTACCTGCCTGAGACCACCGCGTCCAGCACCGATGCCCTGACGCCGCGCGAGATCGTCGCCGAGCTCGACCGGTATGTCGTGGGCCAGCACCAGGCGAAGCGCGCGGTGGCGGTCGCGCTGCGCAACCGCATGCGCCGGCAGAAGCTGCCGCCGGATCTGGCGAGCGAGGTGGCGCCGAAGAACATCCTGATGATCGGGCCGACCGGTGTCGGCAAGACCGAAGTGGCGCGGCGCCTGGCGCGGCTCGCGCAGTCCCCCTTCATCAAGGTGGAGGCGTCGAAGTTCACGGAGGTGGGTTACGTCGGGCGCGACGTCGAGTCGATGGTCCGCGACCTGGTCGAGCTGGCGGTCGGCATGGTGCGCGAGGAACGGCTCGTCGAGGTTCGGGAAAAGGCCCGCGCCAACGCCGAAGAACGGCTGCTCGATCTGCTGGTCCCGCCGGCGCGGCCCGGCCCGGCCCCCATCGTGCCGCCGGTGCAGGGGGTGGACGATGCGGCGAGCGAAACGGCGCCGCCCGATTCCGCCCGCCGGACGCGCGAGAAGCTCCGCGCGCAGCTTCTCGCCGGCCTGCTCGACGACCGGATGGTCGAGCTGGAGGCGCGCGAGTCGTCGTTTCCCTCGCTCCAGGTAATCGGCGGGACGTCGTTCGAGGAGATCGACGTCACGATGAAGGAGATGATGCCAGGTCTCTTCGGACGCAGCCGGCCGCGCAAGATGCGGGTGCCGGAGGCGCTCGATCACCTTGCCCGCGAGGAGGAGCAGAAGCTGATCGACATGGACAGCGTCGGCCGCACCGCCATCGAGCGGGTGGAGCAGGCGGGCATCATCTTCGTGGACGAGATCGACAAGATCGCGGGGCGCGAGCGGGCCCACGGGCCGGACGTGAGCCGGGAGGGGGTGCAGCGCGACATTCTCCCGATCGTCGAGGGAACGTCGGTCAAGACCAAGCATGGCATGTGCCGGACGGATCACATCCTCTTCATCGCCGCCGGGGCGTTCCACCTGTCGAAGCCGTCCGACCTGATCCCGGAACTGCAGGGCCGTTTCCCGATTCGCGTGGAGCTCGATTCGCTCGGGATCGAGGACTTCGTCCGAATCCTGACGGAGCCACAGGGAGCTCTCGTCACGCAGTACCGCGCCCTCCTCGCCACCGACGGGATCGACCTGGTGTTCGACGACGGGGCGATCCGGCGGATTGCCGAGCTGGCCAGCCGCGTGAACGACCGGAGCGAGAACATCGGCGCGCGCCGTCTCCACACGGTGATGGAGAAGCTGCTCGACGACATTTCGTTCAACGCGCCCGACATGGCGGAAGAACGGGTCGTCATCGACGCCGCCTATGTCGACCGGATGCTGGCCGACATCGTCGACGACGAAGACCTGTCGCGCTACATCCTTTGA
- a CDS encoding fibronectin type III domain-containing protein has product MTRGCPAVVGAWLLVAALLAAGCGSRGSPLPPLRIVPATITPVEVTRLGDRVYVEFVAPEEDSDGTTPGDIIRVEVYAVTTQPELRQPRPPVDEDWFDAATLVATFDVEPPDAALSPDDATGVSTLPEDAAEGALAPAPVVAQGDDVTVVERLTPETLVPVIIGEPDDEDEEEDDDEDEPVRQVPRPVVAPPFEPLPIRSYVAVAISSRERMGDPSAIADLPLTDPPAPPSGLPVVTYTEESVDVTWTQPPTFRRPVHVESPEPPLLASRAVLEWPRGSEYAVYDQAAWDPDAERPEPLASPGDEPTLTEDSVVFGETRCYAVRVVDYVGTTPVAGPASLANCVVPVDTFPPAAPTGLIAVADGNGISLVWDPNGEEDLAGYVVLRGTAPDATLQRLSAGPVVATAFQDTRVAPGERYVYRVQALDGSIPPNVSPPSEAVAETAR; this is encoded by the coding sequence GTGACCCGCGGTTGCCCCGCCGTCGTAGGGGCGTGGCTGCTCGTCGCGGCGTTGCTGGCTGCCGGATGCGGGTCGCGCGGGTCGCCGTTGCCGCCGCTCCGGATTGTCCCCGCCACGATCACGCCGGTCGAGGTGACGCGCCTCGGAGACCGCGTATACGTCGAGTTCGTCGCGCCGGAGGAGGACTCGGACGGCACGACGCCTGGAGACATCATCCGGGTCGAGGTGTACGCGGTGACGACCCAGCCCGAGTTGCGGCAGCCGCGCCCGCCGGTCGACGAAGACTGGTTCGACGCGGCGACGCTGGTGGCGACGTTCGACGTGGAGCCGCCGGATGCGGCGCTGTCGCCGGACGACGCGACCGGGGTCTCGACGCTGCCGGAGGATGCGGCGGAGGGCGCGCTGGCGCCGGCCCCGGTCGTGGCGCAGGGCGATGACGTGACGGTGGTCGAGCGCCTGACGCCAGAGACGCTGGTTCCGGTGATCATCGGCGAGCCGGACGACGAGGACGAAGAGGAGGATGACGACGAGGACGAGCCGGTGCGCCAGGTGCCGCGCCCGGTCGTCGCGCCGCCGTTCGAACCGCTTCCGATCCGCTCGTACGTCGCCGTCGCGATCTCGTCGCGTGAACGGATGGGCGATCCGTCGGCGATTGCGGATCTGCCGCTGACGGACCCGCCGGCGCCGCCGTCGGGCCTCCCCGTCGTCACGTACACCGAAGAGTCGGTCGACGTGACGTGGACGCAGCCGCCGACGTTCCGCCGGCCGGTGCACGTGGAAAGCCCGGAACCGCCGCTGCTGGCGTCGCGGGCGGTCCTCGAGTGGCCGCGCGGATCCGAATATGCCGTCTATGACCAGGCGGCGTGGGATCCGGACGCGGAACGTCCCGAGCCGCTCGCATCGCCCGGCGACGAGCCGACGCTCACCGAAGATTCGGTCGTGTTCGGGGAGACCCGTTGCTACGCGGTTCGTGTCGTCGACTATGTCGGGACGACGCCGGTTGCGGGTCCCGCGTCGCTCGCCAACTGCGTGGTGCCGGTCGATACGTTTCCGCCCGCCGCCCCGACCGGGCTGATCGCCGTGGCGGACGGAAACGGCATCAGCCTGGTCTGGGATCCCAACGGCGAAGAGGACCTGGCCGGCTACGTCGTCTTGCGCGGAACCGCGCCAGATGCGACACTCCAACGGCTCTCGGCCGGGCCGGTCGTGGCGACGGCGTTCCAGGACACCCGGGTTGCTCCGGGAGAGCGCTACGTTTACCGGGTACAGGCGCTCGACGGCTCGATTCCCCCGAACGTCAGCCCGCCGTCGGAGGCGGTGGCGGAGACGGCGCGGTAG
- a CDS encoding fumarylacetoacetate hydrolase family protein has protein sequence MDRIYRVAQGGGSLWALERDGAWTALDGDPFGTYGPGAFLDPNGVRPLPPVTPSKVVAVGLNYRDHAKEMGKALPDEPLIFLKPPSAIVGPEEAIVLPPGHGRVDYEAEVGIVIRRRARNVRAADAADYVLGLTCVNDVTDRDIQKKDVQYTRAKGFDTFAPVGPAIAVGLDGSALAIGSTVNGETRQASNTREMIFPLDHLVEFVTRVMTLHPGDVIATGTPPGVGPLAAGDRVVVSIEGIGELANDVVAAGH, from the coding sequence ATGGATCGGATCTACCGGGTGGCGCAGGGCGGCGGGAGTCTCTGGGCCCTGGAGCGGGACGGCGCCTGGACGGCGCTCGATGGCGATCCGTTCGGGACGTATGGCCCCGGCGCGTTCCTCGACCCGAACGGCGTGCGCCCGCTGCCGCCCGTCACCCCGTCCAAGGTGGTCGCCGTCGGACTGAACTACCGCGACCATGCGAAGGAGATGGGGAAGGCGCTGCCGGACGAGCCGCTCATCTTCCTGAAGCCGCCGTCGGCGATTGTCGGCCCGGAGGAGGCGATTGTCCTGCCGCCGGGCCATGGCCGCGTGGACTACGAAGCGGAAGTGGGCATCGTCATCCGGCGGCGGGCGCGGAACGTCCGGGCGGCGGACGCGGCCGACTACGTCTTGGGCCTGACGTGCGTCAACGATGTGACCGACCGAGACATTCAGAAGAAGGACGTGCAGTATACGCGGGCAAAGGGGTTCGACACGTTCGCGCCGGTGGGTCCCGCGATCGCGGTCGGCCTCGACGGGTCGGCGCTTGCGATCGGGTCGACCGTCAACGGTGAGACCCGGCAGGCGTCCAACACCCGCGAGATGATCTTCCCCCTCGACCATCTGGTCGAGTTCGTCACGCGCGTCATGACGCTGCACCCGGGCGACGTCATCGCGACCGGTACGCCGCCCGGCGTCGGTCCACTGGCCGCGGGCGACCGGGTGGTCGTGAGCATCGAGGGGATCGGTGAACTGGCGAACGACGTGGTAGCGGCGGGCCACTGA